The Microvirga lotononidis nucleotide sequence TATGGTCCCAATTCTCTTCCAGCCACATACAGAGCTTGCTCTTTATCTCGCTGAAGTCGATGACGCGCCCCAAGTTGTCGAGCTCATCTGCTTCGCAGGTGAAATGCACACGGTAGTTATGCCCGTGCAAATGCCCGCACTTGCCTTCATGCCCAACGACGCGGTGTCCGCAACTGATGTCGTGGTAGCGCTTCGCCTGCCAGCTCATGCGTCACCACGCAGCGATGCATAGTTCGCCGTTGTAGGCAACTCCATGCGTCCCTCACGCCACGCGCGCACAACCAACGGGTCGGGAACTCCAGCTTCAAGAAATCCTTGGGCTCGCAAGACGTTTGAGTGATTCATGTCTGTTGGCGGGTATTTTCCGTCATAGCTGGTGTGGCTGTATGCCAGCGCTTCAATACAACCGGCAAGCTCCATGGCTAGGGCGATCGACTGCGCTTTGCTCAGGTTTAGGAGGGGCGCGAGTATCTTAATTCGTTCTTCCATGTGGCGCCCGAGCGACTGGTTGATTGCCTCTTCCATCTGCGACAGGAACAACTGACGACAGTCAGGGTAATTTGCATTGTCCTGCTCGCTTATCCCGGTGACGATGTGGTTGCATCCGAGCGCGACTGCGCGATTCGCAGCGATAGTGAGAAAAAGGGTATTGCGCATGGGAACGAATGTCAGCTCGACGCGGCTACCGATGACGCGGTCCATCTGCGCGTAGCTTTCGTATCTCTCAAGTTCGTTTTCGCTAGTCAATGGGGACGCCGACTGCAGGTAGTTTGGAACTTCGATCACTTCGTGCGAGTCCACGTTTGCCATGCCGGCAATCTTGCGTGCGGCTTCGATCTCGATTCGATGCCGCTGGCCATAATCAAACGTTACAGCATGCAACGCGTCACCTTTATCGGTG carries:
- the queC gene encoding 7-cyano-7-deazaguanine synthase QueC: MNILVVLSGGQDSTTCLFWARGLLTDKGDALHAVTFDYGQRHRIEIEAARKIAGMANVDSHEVIEVPNYLQSASPLTSENELERYESYAQMDRVIGSRVELTFVPMRNTLFLTIAANRAVALGCNHIVTGISEQDNANYPDCRQLFLSQMEEAINQSLGRHMEERIKILAPLLNLSKAQSIALAMELAGCIEALAYSHTSYDGKYPPTDMNHSNVLRAQGFLEAGVPDPLVVRAWREGRMELPTTANYASLRGDA